Part of the Desulfonatronovibrio magnus genome is shown below.
GGGTTTAACTGGGTTCCCCGGCAAATTAAAAAACTTCTTTCTTCCTTTGCGCTCTTTGCGTCTTGAGTGAGTCTTCGAACGGGCGGTTAAAATGTCTTTTTTTGGGGTTGTGAGCACAGCCCGCATTAGTAGTATTCACCCGGAAAGAATGACTTTCCGGGTGAATACTAATTGCCTATATCCCGTTTTCTTACCCATTGTCTGTTCTGGTCCTGGATAAAATGGCTGTCTTCAGCCAGGCGATACATGCGGATACGATTTTGCCGGGCAACTTCTTCAACCGAGGTACCTGTTTCAGCTGCAATAATCTGAAACAATGCCCGACGGTCATTATTTTCGGCATTTACGAGAGCCTGCACATCCCCTGGAGCTCCAGCATCAACAAGTGCCACCAGCCCGGTCCAGGCCTCTCCCACAAGTCCTCTGTTCTTGGCATCAAGCAGGCTGGGGTGTCTGTCACGCATACTTGCTGTGATCTGATCCTTATTCTGAGCATACGCGCTCATGGTTACACTAACAAACAATACCAGCAAGCCAGCCCAGAAATATTTCCAAAGATTTTTTTTCATCACTAACCTCTCTTTATAATTAGTTATTTACTCTTGACACCCTGTCATAAAAAACAAGAAATTGTTAACTGTTAATTGTTGAAGAACAAAAGCCTGAATTCACTGCCTTACCCTGATAACAATTAACAAATAAAAGATAATTGGGTGGCGGGCCCAGCCCACATTAGATTACTGCAGCATCTTCAGTTCTTCTTCAGTAAAGATATCGCTCATATCACCCTGAAAGCTCAGCGCATCATCCAAAGCTCTCTGAACCTTAAGGTTAATGTCCACTGTCACGTGAATGGGCGCTATCTCAACCCTGTGTGTGGTATCAGCAGTAACATGATGTTGAGTGCACGCGCTTAAAAACATAAGCAGCATGCCTGTTATCCCTGGAACGATAAATTTTCGCATGGTATTCTCCTGTTTGTATTATTTGGGCATAAAATCAAAAATCAAAAAGATCATCCAAAGCCCTTTCAATGGACTCATCCTTAGTCAATTGAAACCGGAGGACCCGATTAACAATCTCGCCAAGATCATTGACATTTATGACCAGGCTGCCCACTTCCTGGGGCGGATCTCCCTTAAGACCTGTCCCGCGAAGTTCAATCCTTGCTCTGGTATCAATAATGCCTGGAATCAATCCAACCGTCAAAAAATTATACTCAAAATCCCTTAAAGCCATTTCTAAGCGCTGTGTGACTGTACTCAGGTACTCGTGCCCAGCCATGGCCTCGCGCACATAACCCAGAAGCATATCAAGCCATTCCTCATCCCGGATGCCGAGTCGTCCCTTCCCCGGCACAGAATTCAGGTATCCACGGCCAATAGTTACTCTGTCATCGGTATACTGCAGGGGTACCCTCCCATACACAAGTCCGCTGCCCACTACTTTCTGATCACTTAAGTCTTCAATCAGTTTTATAAGGTCAATATCCTCAAAAATCAGCTCAAAATCAGCACTCATGGCTTCCAGATCAAATCTGGATGCATAAGTGGCCACAAATCCGCCTTCCAAAAGCTCCCAGGTAGATTTTTCAATAAACAGTCTTTCGGGTGATTCTAACCTGAAGACTACAAAACCATTTTTCAGGGTAATTTGCCCCATACTGAGCCTGTTTATATCTATGCGCTGATTGCCCGGTGTGGTCAAGGGAAAAAAATCATCTATAACCACCTTGCCGCCAATACCTGATACATCCAGATCCATATGCCTGTTGTTTATGGATGCATCCCGAACCATAATAACCGCATAAGGCTTAATCTGCGCCCCGTCCAATATCATGGCAGCCTCCAGCATGGCCTGCCCGGTGATATTATAGTCCTTCAAGGCCGGGACCAGTGAGTCCAGCAAAGCCTTGTCCGGAAACTCAAACCATGGAATAGTGGCTTGCACATTTCCCGTCATAACCTTGCCCGGTTGTGCCACTAAGTCTAAGGTGAAGTCCATATCGGCAGTTGAGAGAAATTCCCAGTTTCCCGAGGCTTGAAGTTCATAATCATATACAGAAGCATGGCCTGCAGGACCTGGCCAGTCCATTCCGGCGTGAATAATGTTCCCCGCAGAAAACGTACCTGAGCGTTTATGTACATCACCCAGTCCCACAGGGATATGAGCTTTGATGTTCTCAAGGCGAATATCATAGTCCGACAGCGCAAGCTCATCAATCCCGGCCCGGACCTCTGCGTCTACCGCCAGAGCATGATGGGGCTTTTTAAATGCATTGCCTGCAATATTCAGAGATCTCATGCGCCCCTTTATATCATGCGCATCAAGTTGGACGCCGGTTGTTGACTCAAGTTCCCAGGTCACATCCCAGATCATTGCATCACCATCTTCTTGCTGCGATGCCAGTGCATTGCCCTGAACTGAAAAGCTCATGCTGCCCAAAGTGAAATCCTGATAAGCCTGGTGCAGTTGGATTTCCTGAGCATCAACAAAAACATGGGACCCCAGCTGAGTCTTTAATATATCCGGGCCGACCTTTGCCTCAAGGGGTGCGCTGATTTTTAAACCAGATATCCGCAAGCCATAATCAGGCAAATTTATATCAATAGGTTTTAGATCCATCCGGCTAAGCTTTACGTCAACTCCCCATCCAGGATCAGCAAAGTTCGCCCCCTTGTAGTGCCCTTCAAAAGAGCCTTGCAGGCTGGCTTCAAGATTGCCTGAAACCCCTGCAGCATAAGGACCAAATCGACTCAGGAACTCTTGGCCTGCCTCAAGACCGGCTTCCCATTCATAACGACCATGAAATCCAGAATCAAACAGTTCATTTATTGAGCCATGCTCTCCGTTCAGGTTCAGATGTGCCTTGAATGGTTTACTTATCCCACAGACAGCAGACAATACAGCCCCTTGCTGAGCAATGGCCAGCGCAATATGCTCTGCCATATACTCACCCACGACCAGCCCGTAGAGACGCAGATCAATATCTAACTCTTCAAAATAAAACTCATCATCTATAACTGCCTCAACCAGAAAAGACCCTTTTTCAAGACCAAGTTCAGTTTTCCCGGCAGTAAAATCAAGATTACGGGCCTGAAGCCCGGCCTGGATTTTGCCCTTCCATCGGCCATCGGCATCAAGGTGTCCATTCAGCTTAAAACCGGCTTGAAACATATCCGGTTCAACAAAAGCTTCTGAATCAAAAAGATCCCTGGAAAAAATCTGCACGGCAAGGTCTGCTTCAAGGGTATTGATATCCGCCTGACCATTGATCATAATCGGAACATGGGCTACCTCGGTCCGGGCATTGAGATTTACAATGTGGTTGTCTGTAGTTGCAATTGTACCATCCACAGGAAACGACACCACAGCCCCCTGATAATCAAACCTTAGAGACGAAGAATTGAGCTGCAGAGTATTAAAAGGCAGGAAAAAGCTTTTTTCCAGGGTGGGATCTTCAGGAGCAGGATCAGGAAGGCCGGTCTCAATCTGACCCTCAGCGTATTTCAGATCATAAACAAGCCCGGCAATAAATATTTCATTAACCTTCCCCTGCAGCAGACTCTGCCAGGAATAGGTAATGGAAACAAAATCGATGTGAAGAGAAGGTGTTTGTGTAGAAAGATTTTTGAGATGCAGACCCTTATGGTTAATAGACAGGGCCGAAACATGGGGATTAATCAGCCCGGCAGCACGCATCTGACTCATGATGATCTTTTCCACAAGAGTCGGCGCAAACAGCAAAAAAAGGGCAACCATAAGGGGCACAAAGATTGCCCCTGTTATTAAAACTTTTTTTAAGCCATTTTTGTTGCCTTCATTATCCTTACTCATGGTTAGTAAACACTCACAGAAAGACCCGCTCACTTTAGAAGCCCGGCATGAGTCTCAGGCGTTAGTGAAAAGTCTTTTCGCCGGGCAGGGTTACTCGAATGCTTGTACCCCTTTCTTTTGAAGATGTCATGGTTATGTTGCCGCCCAGGGTACGGGCTATAAGCTTGGAAGAATAGGTGCCAAGTCCTGTGCCCCCAACCTTGCCATATGTAGTGTATTTCTCAAAAAACGAATGCTTCAGCTTTTCCGGTACCATGCCCTTGTTATTGATTATAATTACAGAGTATTCCTTGTCTCGACACATGTCCACTATAATAGACTCATTTTCCGGAGACGCCTCTATGGCATTTTTGATGAGATTGGCCAGCATGGAATAAACAAGAAGATACTCCCCAATGACAAAAAAACTGTCCAGATTCTCTACCTGTTTACCTTCTTTCCTGATGATAATTTTCATTGCCTTGGAATCAAGGCTGTTCTTTAACTGCATTTTGATGGAGTCAACTATTTTTACAATATCCACTGATTGATGCTCTACTTCGTAGTTACCCTGCTCCATACGAAACAGATCTAAAGAGAGATTGATCATATCCAGCATATTCAGAGCTGACTTTTTGATCATTTCGATGATTTCACGCTGCTCGTCTGTCAGGTTTGAGTCATGCAGTAAAATATCGGGCAACCCAATAATCCCGTTAAGAGGGGTTTTCAGGTCATGCCTGGTCATACGGTCCACATCCTCCCTGAGGTTCTCAAGCTTTTTCTGCCAGGTAATATCCAATGCGGTAAACAGAAAAATCTGCTTATTGACCGGCGTAATCTTCACCTGCCACGGCTTGCCAAAAGCATAAACTTCCTCGCCAAAAGACTGCTCGCAGCATTCCTGCTCAGGATAAGGCTTCATATCCTGGACTATTTCAGGGGAAAAGAAAGGTCCGGAAAGATCATCGCCACTTTTGATGCCAAGATTTTCAGCCATCTGATTGGCAAAAATAACACGTTCAGATGCGGCGCTGACCAGCATTGTTGGCAATGGCAGGCTGTTGAGAATAAGGTCTTTGAGTTCACGCTCCTTTCGGACCTGCATGGACGCCTTAATGCGTGCTGCCATCTGGCCCATGACACCTCTTAATCTTTTGAAATTGATTGGTTTTTCAATAAAAGCGTCTGGAATAAGCTCAAGAGCTCTTCTAAGGGAATATTCATTACTGAGCCCGGTTATGAGGATAATGATGGCATCAGGATTTATCGCCCTTATACCTATGGCCATTTCGATCCCATCCATAACAGGCATGATCATATCAGCCATAACCATATCCGGCTTCCGGGTATCGTATAGATTAAGGCCATCCCGGCCGTTGGACGCTGTATAAAGTTCTTTAACCCTTGGCTTGATAAAGGTTGCCAGCGAGACCAGTGTTGCTGGATCATCCTCAACAAGAAGAACGGTCATTTTCTTGAGCTGATCATGTGAGTGATTCATGGTAGTAAAAAAGTCCGGATACAGACATTTGCAAGACTGTACCGGACTGGTGATAGGTTGCCGCTGCCAACCAGATAAGTATCTGCTCCACCTCATTATGTTTACTTTCGGACGCACAGCGTCAGAAAGGGGTTCCCACGCAGAGCATGGGAACCCGGGCAAAAGTCATAGCCCGCTTCAGTTACCCATGTTGCCGGTGAGTAAGAAGGCTATCAATTCTCCCTCAGTCTTTCAATAAGATTTTGCAGCTCCGTGGCAAGCCGGGCCAGATCTCCTATGGCCTGGGCTGACTGATTCATAACATCGCTGGTTTCTGCTGAAATTCGATTTATGTCATCTATACTTCTATTTACTTCTTCGCTCGCAGCTGACTGCTCCTCTGTAGCAGTAGCTATGGAACGTACCTGATCTGCAGCCTCTTCCACCAATCCCACGATCTCACTTAGAACATCACCGGATTCATTGGCCAGCGAGGTGGCCTCTTCCACCAGCTGAGCCGCTTTATCCATGCCTTCAATATTGGCCTTTGTTCCTTCCTGGATAGTGGATATGGACTGCCCAACCTCCTTGGTGGCATTCATGGTCTTTTCAGCCAGCTTGCGCACCTCGTCAGCAACCACAGCAAATCCCCGGCCCGCCTCACCGGCCCTGGCCGCTTCAATAGCTGCATTTAATGCCAGGAGATTGGTCTGGTCTGCTATATCTTCAATGACTGTCATAATCTTACCAATCTGTTCAGCCTGCCTGCCCAGATCATCAAGATCAGCTTTCATTTTCCCTGTTTGTTCATGAACCTGATTAATCGCTGTTACTGCCTGCGTTACTACCTGCGAACCTTTGCGGGCCTTTTGCTGAGCCTGGTCCGAACCTTGAGCTGCACTGGAAGCAT
Proteins encoded:
- a CDS encoding YdbL family protein, with amino-acid sequence MKKNLWKYFWAGLLVLFVSVTMSAYAQNKDQITASMRDRHPSLLDAKNRGLVGEAWTGLVALVDAGAPGDVQALVNAENNDRRALFQIIAAETGTSVEEVARQNRIRMYRLAEDSHFIQDQNRQWVRKRDIGN
- a CDS encoding intermembrane phospholipid transport protein YdbH family protein, which codes for MSKDNEGNKNGLKKVLITGAIFVPLMVALFLLFAPTLVEKIIMSQMRAAGLINPHVSALSINHKGLHLKNLSTQTPSLHIDFVSITYSWQSLLQGKVNEIFIAGLVYDLKYAEGQIETGLPDPAPEDPTLEKSFFLPFNTLQLNSSSLRFDYQGAVVSFPVDGTIATTDNHIVNLNARTEVAHVPIMINGQADINTLEADLAVQIFSRDLFDSEAFVEPDMFQAGFKLNGHLDADGRWKGKIQAGLQARNLDFTAGKTELGLEKGSFLVEAVIDDEFYFEELDIDLRLYGLVVGEYMAEHIALAIAQQGAVLSAVCGISKPFKAHLNLNGEHGSINELFDSGFHGRYEWEAGLEAGQEFLSRFGPYAAGVSGNLEASLQGSFEGHYKGANFADPGWGVDVKLSRMDLKPIDINLPDYGLRISGLKISAPLEAKVGPDILKTQLGSHVFVDAQEIQLHQAYQDFTLGSMSFSVQGNALASQQEDGDAMIWDVTWELESTTGVQLDAHDIKGRMRSLNIAGNAFKKPHHALAVDAEVRAGIDELALSDYDIRLENIKAHIPVGLGDVHKRSGTFSAGNIIHAGMDWPGPAGHASVYDYELQASGNWEFLSTADMDFTLDLVAQPGKVMTGNVQATIPWFEFPDKALLDSLVPALKDYNITGQAMLEAAMILDGAQIKPYAVIMVRDASINNRHMDLDVSGIGGKVVIDDFFPLTTPGNQRIDINRLSMGQITLKNGFVVFRLESPERLFIEKSTWELLEGGFVATYASRFDLEAMSADFELIFEDIDLIKLIEDLSDQKVVGSGLVYGRVPLQYTDDRVTIGRGYLNSVPGKGRLGIRDEEWLDMLLGYVREAMAGHEYLSTVTQRLEMALRDFEYNFLTVGLIPGIIDTRARIELRGTGLKGDPPQEVGSLVINVNDLGEIVNRVLRFQLTKDESIERALDDLFDF
- a CDS encoding hybrid sensor histidine kinase/response regulator — translated: MNHSHDQLKKMTVLLVEDDPATLVSLATFIKPRVKELYTASNGRDGLNLYDTRKPDMVMADMIMPVMDGIEMAIGIRAINPDAIIILITGLSNEYSLRRALELIPDAFIEKPINFKRLRGVMGQMAARIKASMQVRKERELKDLILNSLPLPTMLVSAASERVIFANQMAENLGIKSGDDLSGPFFSPEIVQDMKPYPEQECCEQSFGEEVYAFGKPWQVKITPVNKQIFLFTALDITWQKKLENLREDVDRMTRHDLKTPLNGIIGLPDILLHDSNLTDEQREIIEMIKKSALNMLDMINLSLDLFRMEQGNYEVEHQSVDIVKIVDSIKMQLKNSLDSKAMKIIIRKEGKQVENLDSFFVIGEYLLVYSMLANLIKNAIEASPENESIIVDMCRDKEYSVIIINNKGMVPEKLKHSFFEKYTTYGKVGGTGLGTYSSKLIARTLGGNITMTSSKERGTSIRVTLPGEKTFH